In Macadamia integrifolia cultivar HAES 741 chromosome 5, SCU_Mint_v3, whole genome shotgun sequence, a single window of DNA contains:
- the LOC122079810 gene encoding glucose-1-phosphate adenylyltransferase small subunit, chloroplastic/amyloplastic-like produces MVMAAIGISRFPSSNHLNPVDKPNTSVLKSVNRNLSSSSSHLAGDKLPLKAIFRSPRKASNDRIPFLVSPKAVSDSKNSQTCLDPDASRSVLGIILGGGAGTRLYPLTKKRAKPAVPLGANYRLIDIPVSNCLNSNISKIYVLTQFNSASLNRHLSRAYASSMGGYKNEGFVEVLAAQQSPENPNWFQGTADAVRQYLWLFEEHNIMEFLVLAGDHLYRMDYERFIQAHRETDADITVAALPMDEKRATAFGLMKIDDEGRIIEFAEKPKGEQLKAMKVDTTILGLDDERAKEMPYIASMGIYVVSKDVMLELLHEKFPGANDFGSEVIPGATSIGMRVQAYLYDGYWEDIGTIEAFYNANLGITKKPVPDFSFYDRSSPIYTQPRYLPPSKMLDADVTDSVIGEGCVIKNCKIHHSVVGLRSCISEGAIIEDTLLMGADYYETDSDRRFLAAKGSIPIGIGKNSHIKRAIIDKNARIGYDVKISNSDNVQEAARETDGYFIKSGIVTVIKDALIPSGTII; encoded by the exons ATGGTCATGGCTGCTATAGGAATCTCCAGATTTCCTTCCTCGAACCACTTGAATCCCGTCGACAAGCCCAACACATCTGTCCTCAAATCCGTAAATCGaaacctctcttcttcttcatctcaccTCGCCGGCGATAAGCTTCCACTCAAAGCGATTTTCCGTAGCCCGAGGAAAGCTTCAAATGACAGAATTCCTTTCTTGGTTTCTCCTAAAGCGGTTTCTGATTCAAAGAATTCGCAGACGTGTCTCGATCCTGATGCCAGCCGT AGTGTTCTGGGAATTATTCTTGGGGGTGGAGCTGGGACCCGTCTATACCCTCTTACCAAGAAGAGAGCAAAGCCTGCTGTTCCACTGGGAGCAAACTACAGACTGATTGACATTCCTGTGAGCAATTGCTTGAATAGTAATATATCAAAAATCTATGTTCTCACACAGTTCAATTCTGCATCTCTTAACCGCCACCTATCGCGGGCTTACGCCAGTAGCATGGGAGGGTACAAAAATGAAGGTTTTGTTGAAGTTCTTGCTGCTCAGCAAAGCCCTGAGAATCCCAACTGGTTCCAG GGTACTGCGGATGCTGTGAGGCAGTATTTATGGTTGTTCGAGGAACATAATATCATGGAATTCCTGGTTCTTGCTGGGGATCATTTATATCGAATGGATTATGAGAGGTTTATTCAAGCACACAGAGAAACTGATGCTGATATTACTGTGGCTGCACTTCCGATGGATGAAAAGCGTGCCACTGCGTTTGGCCTCatgaagattgatgatgaaggaCGGATAATTGAATTTGCAGAGAAGCCAAAAGGAGAACAATTGAAGGCAATGAAG GTTGATACTACCATATTAGGCCTTGATGATGAGAGAGCTAAAGAGATGCCATACATTGCTAGTATGGGTATATATGTTGTCAGCAAAGATGTCATGTTGGAGCTACTCCATGAGAAGTTCCCTGGAGCCAATGATTTTGGAAGTGAAGTCATTCCAGGTGCAACTTCCATTGGAATGAGG GTGCAAGCTTACTTGTACGATGGCTACTGGGAGGACATTGGTACCATTGAAGCATTTTATAACGCAAATTTGGGGATTACCAAAAAGCCGGTGCCAGATTTCAG CTTTTATGATCGTTCCTCTCCAATTTATACACAACCACGGTATTTGCCTCCTTCCAAAATGCTTGATGCTGATGTGACAGATAGTGTTATTGGTGAGGGTTGTGTGATCAAG aaCTGCAAAATTCACCATTCTGTTGTTGGGCTTCGTTCTTGCATCTCAGAGGGCGCAATTATAGAAGATACGCTACTAATGGGAGCAGATTATTATGAG ACGGATTCTGACAGGAGGTTCTTGGCTGCAAAAGGTAGCATACCAATTGGTATTGGCAAAAACTCTCACATCAAGAGGGCCATTATTGACAAGAATGCTCGCATCGGATATGATGTGAAG ATCAGTAACAGCGACAATGTGCAAGAAGCTGCTAGAGAAACAGATGGGTACTTCATCAAGAGTGGAATCGTCACAGTAATCAAGGATGCTTTGATACCCAGCGGAACCATCATCTAA
- the LOC122079751 gene encoding probable galacturonosyltransferase 4 — MMLRKPVLFLLLVTVFAPIVLYTDRLASFKSLSSTNGFDEDVSTHAVGGEIRKLNLLPQESSINLKEPIGILYSVNGSSAVSNSDGSRRKPSDRTAESSNGLQIVRSGEHKTRVLSATDDGNQSGKGNPIKLVTDGLQDGNESGSLQNPHTAGGKERREEVEATGKERKPILSLQMPNNVLVNMENKNKQNSGKASNKVDREEHMKTNSVGHNDQAVIPDARVRHLKDQLIRAKVYLGLSAIRNNPHIVRDLRLRMKEVQRVLGDASKDSELPRNAYDKMKAMEQTLARGKQIQDDCAAVIKKLRAVLHTTEEQLKVHKKQTVFLTQLAAKTLPKGLHCLPLRLSTEYYSLTSSQQKFPNEEKLEDPRLYHYALFSDNILAAAVVVNSTISHAKEPENHVFHIVTDRLNYAAMRMWFLANPPGSATIQVQNIEEFTWLNSSYSPVLKQLGSPSMIDYYFRTHRANSDSNLKFRNPKYLSILNHLRFYLPNIFPKLNKVLFLDDDIVVKKDLSALWSLDLKGKVNGAVETCGESFHRFDRYLNFSNPLISKNFDPHACGWAYGMNIFDLEEWKRQNITEVYHGWQKLNQDRQLWKLGTLPPGLITFWRRIFPLDRSWHVLGLGYDPNVSQKDIERAAVVHYNGNMKPWLEIGMPKYRSYWTKYVDYDQLYLRECNINP, encoded by the exons ATGATGTTAAGAAAGCCCGTTCTGTTCTTGCTTCTCGTTACTGTTTTTGCTCCTATTGTTCTCTACACCGATAGACTTGCAAGCTTTAAGAGTTTGTcct CTACAAATGGATTCGATGAAGATGTTTCTACTCAC GCTGTCGGTGGGGAGATAAGGAAATTGAATCTGCTTCCTCAG GAGTCATCGATTAACTTGAAAGAACCGATTGGCATTCTTTATTCGGTTAACGGCAGCAGTGCTGTTTCGAATTCTGATGGATCCAGGAGAAAGCCCTCCGATCGAACTGCAGAATCCTCAAATG GGTTGCAAATTGTTCGTTCGGGGGAGCATAAGACCAGGGTATTATCTGCGACTGATGATGGAAACCAATCGGGAAAAGGAAACCCCATCAAGCTGGTAACTGATGGACTGCAAGATGGAAATGAGAGTGGCAGCTTGCAGAATCCTCACACAGCTggtggaaaggaaagaagagaagaggttgAGGCTACGGGGAAGGAACGCAAACCCATTTTATCTCTGCAGATGCCCAATAATGTCTTGGTGAACATG gaaaataaaaataagcagAATTCTGGTAAAGCTTCTAACAAGGTTGATCGAGAAGAACATATGAAGACCAATAGTGTGGGACACAATGACCAGGCAGTTATACCAGATGCTCGAGTTCGGCATCTTAAAGATCAACTGATTAGGGCGAAGGTGTACCTTGGCCTGAGTGCCATTAGAAACAACCCCCATATTGTAAGGGATCTCCGGTTACGGATGAAAGAAGTTCAGCGAGTACTTGGTGATGCATCCAAGGATTCTGAATTACCACGAAA TGCCTACGATAAAATGAAGGCAATGGAACAAACATTGGCCAGAGGGAAGCAAATTCAAGATGACTGTGCTGCAGTAATAAAGAAACTTCGTGCTGTACTGCACACAACAGAAGAGCAGCTCAAAGTGCACAAGAAGCAGACTGTGTTCTTGACACAGCTTGCTGCAAAGACACTCCCTAAAGGCCTTCACTGCCTTCCACTTCGACTTTCAACCGAGTACTATTCCTTGACTTCTAGCCAACAGAAATTTCCAAATGAAGAGAAACTGGAAGACCCGAGGCTGTACCACTATGCTTTGTTCTCAGACAACATATTAGCAGCAGCCGTGGTTGTAAACTCGACCATTTCTCATGCCAAG GAACCAGAAAATCACGTTTTCCACATTGTAACTGATCGGCTTAATTATGCAGCAATGAGAATGTGGTTTCTAGCTAATCCACCAGGCAGTGCTACTATCCAGGTTCAGAACATTGAAGAATTTACATGGCTAAATTCAAGCTACAGTCCAGTTCTTAAGCAACTTGGTTCTCCATCCATGATAGATTATTACTTCAGAACTCACCGTGCAAATTctgattcaaatttgaaatttcggAATCCAAAATACCTATCCATCCTAAACCATCTTCGTTTCTACCTGCCAAACATCTTTCCAAAGCTAAACAAAGTACTGTTCTTGGATGATGATATAGTGGTGAAGAAGGACCTCTCTGCCCTTTGGTCACTGGATCTGAAAGGAAAGGTTAATGGTGCGGTTGAGACTTGTGGAGAAAGTTTCCACCGGTTCGATCGCTATCTCAacttctcaaatcctctaatATCTAAAAATTTTGATCCCCATGCTTGTGGATGGGCATATGGAATGAATATCTTTGATCTGGAGGAATGGAAGAGGCAGAACATAACAGAAGTCTACCATGGGTGGCAAAAGCTG AATCAGGACAGGCAGCTATGGAAGCTAGGAACGCTTCCACCTGGTTTGATCACATTTTGGAGACGCATTTTTCCCCTTGACCGGTCATGGCATGTTCTTGGCCTTGGCTACGACCCAAATGTTAGCCAGAAGGATATTGAGCGAGCGGCTGTTGTACACTACAATGGAAACATGAAACCATGGCTTGAGATTGGCATGCCCAAGTACCGAAGCTACTGGACGAAATACGTTGATTATGATCAGTTATATTTGAGAGAATGCAACATCAATCCATAG